In one Bosea sp. RAC05 genomic region, the following are encoded:
- a CDS encoding cytochrome c1, with protein MITLSVRSAALGLLLAALPLTAQAAGARVEPPALSWSFSGPFGTFDRAQLQRGYKVYKEVCASCHSASLLKFRNLSQPGGPEFTAGQVTALAATYQIKDGPNEAGEMFERPGRAADAFPSPFPNEQAARSANGGAYPPDLSVLAKARTYERGFPRFVFDIFTQYQEQGPDYIAALLTGYKDPPPEGVTLLPGQYYNTYMPGHLIAMPNVLNDGQVEFPKGPDGQPQVPETAKQYAKDVTAFLMWAAEPHLEARKRIGLQVMLFLLMFGTLLYYTKKKVWSRMPDGSAAH; from the coding sequence ATGATCACTCTTTCGGTTCGCTCGGCCGCCCTCGGCCTTCTGCTCGCCGCCCTGCCGCTGACGGCCCAGGCTGCCGGCGCCCGCGTCGAGCCGCCGGCGCTGAGCTGGTCGTTCTCGGGGCCTTTCGGGACCTTCGACCGCGCCCAGCTTCAGCGCGGCTACAAGGTCTACAAGGAGGTCTGCGCGAGCTGCCACAGCGCTTCGCTCCTGAAGTTCCGCAACCTGTCGCAGCCCGGCGGGCCGGAGTTCACGGCCGGCCAGGTCACGGCGCTCGCGGCGACCTACCAGATCAAGGACGGCCCCAACGAAGCGGGCGAAATGTTCGAGCGGCCCGGCCGCGCGGCCGACGCCTTCCCGTCGCCCTTCCCGAACGAGCAGGCGGCGCGCTCGGCCAATGGCGGCGCCTACCCGCCGGACCTGTCTGTGCTGGCCAAGGCGCGGACCTATGAGCGCGGCTTCCCGCGCTTCGTGTTCGACATCTTCACGCAGTACCAGGAGCAGGGGCCGGACTACATCGCCGCGCTGCTGACGGGCTACAAGGATCCGCCACCGGAAGGCGTGACGCTCCTGCCGGGCCAGTACTACAACACCTATATGCCCGGCCATCTGATCGCGATGCCGAACGTGCTGAACGACGGCCAGGTCGAGTTCCCCAAGGGGCCCGACGGGCAGCCGCAGGTGCCCGAGACCGCCAAGCAGTATGCCAAGGACGTGACGGCGTTCCTGATGTGGGCGGCCGAGCCGCATCTCGAGGCGCGCAAGCGCATCGGCCTGCAGGTCATGCTGTTCCTGCTCATGTTCGGAACGCTGCTCTACTACACCAAGAAGAAGGTCTGGTCGCGCATGCCCGACGGCAGCGCGGCGCACTGA
- a CDS encoding cytochrome b yields the protein MSGHSSYVPKTGFERWLDARLPIIRLAHDSAVSYPVPRNLNYFWTFGGILMFMLVSQIVTGIILAMHYTPHSTMAFNSVEHIMRDVNYGWLLRYLHSNGASMFFLAVYIHIFRGLYYGSYKAPREVLWILGVVILLLMMATAFMGYVLPWGQMSFWGATVITSLFSALPIVGETIVTFLWGGFSVDNPTLNRFFSLHYLLPFMIFGVVILHVWALHHVGQNNPTGVEVKNVAKDTVPFTPYATVKDVFAMVCFIFVFSYFVFYTPNFLGHADNYIPANPAVTPAHIVPEWYFLPFYAILRAVPDKLGGVIAMGAAIVVLAFLPWLDTSKVKSMSYRPIARQLFWAFVVVCIGLGWLGAMPAEGGYVIASQIFTVLYFGYFVALFVVGLFERPKALPSSIADSVLGALQGGSGARMGTAVAAEPNAKG from the coding sequence ATGAGTGGTCACAGCTCCTACGTCCCGAAGACAGGTTTCGAGCGCTGGCTCGATGCGCGTCTGCCGATCATCCGCCTCGCGCATGATTCGGCGGTGTCCTATCCGGTGCCGCGCAACCTGAACTATTTCTGGACCTTCGGCGGCATCCTCATGTTCATGCTGGTGTCGCAGATCGTCACCGGCATCATCCTGGCGATGCATTACACGCCGCATTCGACGATGGCGTTCAACTCCGTCGAGCACATCATGCGCGACGTGAACTATGGCTGGCTGCTGCGCTATCTGCACTCGAACGGCGCGTCGATGTTCTTCCTCGCCGTCTACATCCACATCTTCCGCGGTCTCTACTACGGCTCCTACAAGGCCCCGCGCGAGGTGCTCTGGATCCTCGGCGTCGTCATCCTCCTGCTGATGATGGCCACCGCCTTCATGGGCTACGTGCTGCCCTGGGGCCAGATGTCCTTCTGGGGCGCGACCGTCATCACCAGCCTGTTCTCGGCGCTGCCGATCGTCGGCGAGACGATCGTGACCTTCCTATGGGGCGGCTTCTCGGTCGATAACCCGACGCTGAACCGCTTCTTCTCGCTGCACTACCTGCTGCCGTTCATGATCTTCGGCGTGGTCATCCTCCACGTCTGGGCGCTGCATCATGTCGGCCAGAACAACCCGACCGGCGTCGAGGTGAAGAACGTCGCCAAGGACACGGTTCCGTTCACGCCCTATGCGACGGTCAAGGACGTGTTCGCGATGGTGTGCTTCATCTTCGTGTTCTCCTACTTCGTGTTCTACACGCCGAACTTCCTCGGCCATGCCGACAACTACATCCCGGCCAATCCGGCCGTGACGCCGGCCCATATCGTTCCCGAGTGGTACTTCCTGCCCTTCTACGCGATCCTGCGTGCGGTGCCGGACAAGCTCGGCGGCGTCATCGCCATGGGCGCGGCGATCGTCGTGCTCGCCTTCCTGCCCTGGCTCGACACCTCCAAGGTGAAGTCGATGAGCTACCGGCCGATCGCCCGCCAGCTCTTCTGGGCCTTCGTCGTGGTCTGCATCGGCCTCGGCTGGCTCGGCGCCATGCCGGCGGAAGGTGGCTACGTCATCGCCTCGCAGATCTTCACCGTGCTGTATTTCGGCTACTTCGTCGCGCTGTTCGTCGTCGGCCTGTTCGAACGGCCCAAGGCACTGCCGAGCTCGATCGCCGACTCCGTGCTCGGCGCTTTGCAGGGCGGATCGGGTGCGCGCATGGGCACCGCCGTCGCCGCCGAACCCAACGCCAAGGGCTGA
- the petA gene encoding ubiquinol-cytochrome c reductase iron-sulfur subunit gives MANATDTKPTESTRRDFLMLATGAAGVVGLGAVVVPLVSQLAPDAQTVAAGAPIDLDLAPIAEGQAIKLFWRGKLIFVRHRTKKEIDEARAVNVASLPDPQTDQARVKQGHEQFLVVYGNCTHLGCVPLGNNPGDPKGDYDGWFCPCHGSHYDSSGRIRKGPAPLNLPIPPYAFSADTKIRIG, from the coding sequence GTGGCGAACGCGACCGATACGAAACCGACCGAATCCACACGCCGCGATTTCCTCATGCTGGCGACCGGCGCTGCCGGTGTCGTCGGCCTCGGCGCGGTCGTGGTGCCGCTGGTGAGCCAGCTGGCGCCCGACGCCCAGACAGTCGCCGCCGGCGCGCCGATCGACCTCGACCTCGCCCCGATCGCAGAAGGCCAGGCGATCAAGCTGTTCTGGCGTGGCAAGCTGATCTTCGTGCGTCACCGCACCAAGAAGGAGATCGACGAGGCCCGCGCGGTCAACGTGGCCTCGCTGCCCGATCCGCAGACCGATCAGGCCCGCGTCAAGCAGGGCCACGAGCAGTTCCTGGTCGTGTACGGCAACTGCACCCATCTCGGTTGCGTGCCGCTCGGCAACAACCCCGGCGATCCGAAGGGCGACTACGACGGCTGGTTCTGCCCCTGCCACGGCTCGCACTATGATTCCTCGGGCCGCATCCGCAAGGGTCCGGCGCCGCTCAACCTGCCGATCCCGCCCTACGCATTCAGCGCCGACACCAAGATCCGGATCGGCTGA
- a CDS encoding ABC transporter ATP-binding protein, with protein sequence MFTPLFRWLESRIDVFAPFDERETPPRGVWPFMWHHIKGVKGWLVLVMLTGLGFSGIEAAMYLMVGWFVDLLATQSPETIFRDHGWLLAGAAFLVVVVRPLVYFANHAIVDQVVVPQITNQIRWRNHVYTLGHALGYFQNDFAGRLSSRVIQAGQSIRGATIEVIDDLWYALIFASVAIGFFGATSLWLALPVLVWLAAYVVLLIYFVPRAKSRSEANSLGRSSTTGRIVDSYTNILTVKLFARADAERSAVREALSRWNAAFLNLSRLITGVSVILQTMNSLLVVVTAWLSLWLWSQGAMTPGAVAASIGLVLRLVQMSSWLIHLVRGVFENIGAVQESMETIAKPHDLPDAADAVPLRVETGGIRFDKVRFNYGKSGGLFEGLDLTIKPGEKIGLVGPSGAGKSTLVNLLLRLYPLEGGRILIDGQDIAQVTQDSLRAQIGMVTQDNSLLHRSIGDNIAYGRVGSTAEEIAQAARQASAHEFVLGLSDQDGRHGFDSRVGERGVKLSGGQRQRIAIARVLLKDAPILILDEATSALDSEVEAAIQEQLTTLMQGKTVIAIAHRLSTIAALDRLVVLDRGRIVDIGSHAELVSRGGLYGRLWARQSGGFLAAADPETLSA encoded by the coding sequence ATGTTCACCCCGCTGTTCCGCTGGCTCGAGAGCCGCATCGACGTCTTCGCGCCCTTCGACGAACGCGAGACGCCGCCGCGCGGCGTCTGGCCGTTCATGTGGCACCACATCAAGGGGGTGAAGGGCTGGCTCGTCCTCGTCATGCTGACGGGGCTCGGCTTCAGCGGCATCGAAGCGGCGATGTATCTGATGGTCGGCTGGTTCGTCGATCTTCTGGCGACGCAATCGCCGGAGACGATCTTCCGCGACCATGGCTGGCTGCTGGCGGGAGCGGCCTTTCTCGTGGTCGTGGTGCGGCCGCTGGTCTATTTCGCCAACCACGCCATCGTCGACCAGGTCGTGGTGCCGCAGATCACCAACCAGATCCGCTGGCGCAACCATGTCTACACGCTCGGCCATGCGCTCGGCTATTTCCAGAACGACTTCGCCGGGCGCCTGTCCTCCCGCGTGATCCAGGCCGGCCAGTCGATCCGCGGCGCCACGATCGAGGTCATCGACGATCTCTGGTACGCGCTGATCTTCGCCTCGGTCGCTATCGGCTTCTTCGGCGCGACCTCGCTGTGGCTGGCGCTGCCCGTGCTGGTCTGGCTCGCGGCCTATGTCGTGCTGCTGATCTATTTCGTGCCGCGCGCCAAGAGCCGGTCGGAGGCCAATTCGCTCGGCCGCTCGTCGACCACGGGGCGGATCGTCGATTCCTATACCAACATCCTCACGGTGAAGCTGTTCGCGCGCGCCGATGCCGAGCGCTCGGCCGTGCGCGAGGCGCTGTCGCGCTGGAACGCCGCCTTCCTCAACCTGTCGCGCCTGATCACCGGCGTCAGCGTCATCCTGCAGACGATGAACAGCCTGCTTGTGGTCGTCACCGCCTGGCTCAGCCTCTGGCTATGGAGCCAGGGCGCGATGACGCCCGGCGCCGTGGCGGCCTCGATCGGCCTCGTCCTGCGCCTCGTCCAGATGTCGAGCTGGCTGATCCATCTCGTGCGCGGGGTGTTCGAGAACATCGGCGCGGTGCAGGAGAGCATGGAGACGATCGCCAAGCCGCACGACCTGCCCGACGCGGCCGACGCCGTGCCGCTGCGGGTCGAGACGGGCGGCATCCGCTTCGACAAGGTCCGCTTCAACTACGGCAAGAGCGGCGGCCTGTTCGAAGGGCTCGATCTGACGATCAAGCCGGGCGAGAAGATCGGCCTCGTCGGGCCCTCCGGCGCCGGCAAGTCGACGCTGGTGAACCTGCTGCTGCGGCTCTACCCGCTCGAGGGCGGGCGCATCCTGATCGACGGGCAGGACATCGCGCAGGTCACGCAGGATTCGCTGCGGGCGCAGATCGGCATGGTGACGCAGGACAATTCGCTGCTGCACCGCTCGATCGGCGACAACATCGCCTATGGGCGGGTCGGCTCGACGGCGGAGGAGATCGCGCAGGCGGCCCGCCAGGCCTCGGCCCATGAGTTCGTGCTGGGGCTGAGCGACCAGGACGGACGTCACGGTTTTGATTCGCGCGTCGGCGAGCGCGGCGTGAAGCTCTCCGGCGGCCAGCGCCAGCGCATCGCCATCGCCCGCGTGCTGCTGAAGGATGCGCCGATCCTGATCCTCGACGAGGCGACCTCGGCGCTCGATTCCGAGGTCGAGGCCGCCATCCAGGAACAGCTCACCACGCTGATGCAGGGCAAGACGGTGATCGCGATCGCGCATCGGCTGTCGACGATCGCCGCGCTGGACCGGCTGGTCGTGCTCGACCGCGGGCGGATCGTCGATATCGGCAGCCATGCGGAGCTGGTGTCGCGGGGTGGGCTCTATGGCCGGCTCTGGGCGCGCCAGTCGGGCGGGTTTCTCGCCGCCGCGGACCCGGAAACGCTGTCGGCCTGA
- a CDS encoding tRNA (cytidine(34)-2'-O)-methyltransferase, translated as MTATDEAASPTGRAPLRLALYQPDIPQNTGTMIRMAACLGVAVDIVEPAAFDVSDRHFRRSGMDYLERAAVTRHASFAAFDRWRRQAGHRLILAETDGRTRHLDLAYAPGDIVMVGRESAGVAPEVYAAADAVVHVPMLAGLRSLNVAIAAALVLGEALRQVGGFVPATGTEDQHQETYPG; from the coding sequence ATGACGGCGACAGACGAAGCAGCATCTCCGACAGGCCGGGCGCCACTGCGCCTGGCGCTCTACCAGCCCGACATTCCCCAGAACACCGGCACCATGATCCGCATGGCCGCCTGCCTCGGCGTCGCCGTCGACATCGTCGAGCCCGCCGCCTTCGACGTCTCCGACCGGCATTTCCGCCGCTCGGGAATGGATTATCTCGAACGCGCGGCCGTCACCCGCCACGCCTCCTTCGCCGCCTTCGACCGCTGGCGCCGGCAGGCGGGGCACCGCCTGATCCTGGCCGAGACCGACGGGCGCACCCGCCATCTCGATCTCGCATACGCGCCCGGCGACATCGTCATGGTCGGCCGGGAATCGGCCGGCGTGGCGCCCGAGGTCTATGCGGCCGCCGATGCGGTGGTGCATGTCCCCATGCTCGCGGGCCTGCGCTCGCTCAACGTCGCGATTGCGGCCGCCCTGGTTCTGGGCGAAGCCTTGCGTCAGGTCGGCGGCTTCGTCCCGGCGACCGGGACCGAAGACCAACATCAAGAAACGTATCCAGGGTGA